The following proteins come from a genomic window of Hymenobacter canadensis:
- a CDS encoding sugar phosphate isomerase/epimerase family protein: MRTIKGPGIFLAQFLSDQAPFNNLDSICGWAAGLGYKGVQLPTTDPRIIDLQLAAESQTYADELKGRVQAAGLEITELSTHLQGQLVAVNPVYDALFDGFAPEAVRGNPKARQQWAVQQLKYAAQASQRLGLTAHATFSGALLWPYLYPWPQRPAGLVEDGFAELGRRWRPILDAFDACGVDVCYEVHAGEDLHDGVSYERFLAEVNQHPRACLLYDPSHFVLQCLDYLEYIDIYHERIRAFHVKDAEFRPNGRQGAYGGYQSWTDRAGRFRSLGDGQVDFKAIFSKLTQYDYPGWAVLEWECALKHPEDGAREGAPFIQNHLIRVTDHAFDDFAASGIDQSLNHQLLGI, encoded by the coding sequence ATGCGAACCATCAAAGGCCCCGGCATATTTCTGGCGCAGTTTCTCAGCGACCAGGCCCCGTTCAACAACCTGGACAGCATCTGCGGCTGGGCAGCCGGGCTGGGCTACAAGGGTGTGCAGCTCCCCACCACCGACCCGCGCATCATCGACCTGCAGCTGGCCGCCGAAAGCCAAACCTATGCCGACGAGTTGAAGGGCCGGGTGCAGGCGGCGGGGCTGGAAATCACGGAGCTATCCACGCACCTGCAGGGGCAGCTGGTGGCTGTAAATCCGGTGTATGATGCGCTGTTTGATGGCTTCGCGCCGGAAGCCGTGCGCGGTAACCCCAAGGCCCGGCAGCAGTGGGCGGTGCAGCAGCTGAAGTACGCCGCCCAGGCCTCGCAGCGGCTGGGGCTCACGGCCCACGCCACCTTCAGCGGGGCGCTGCTCTGGCCCTACCTGTACCCCTGGCCCCAGCGGCCCGCCGGGCTGGTGGAGGATGGCTTTGCCGAACTGGGCCGGCGCTGGCGGCCGATTCTGGACGCCTTTGACGCGTGCGGGGTGGATGTCTGCTACGAGGTGCACGCCGGCGAAGACCTGCACGACGGCGTCAGCTACGAGCGGTTTCTGGCCGAAGTCAACCAGCACCCGCGCGCCTGCCTGCTCTACGACCCTTCGCACTTCGTGCTGCAGTGCCTCGATTATCTGGAGTACATCGACATCTACCACGAACGGATCCGGGCGTTTCACGTCAAGGATGCCGAGTTCCGGCCCAACGGCCGGCAGGGCGCCTACGGCGGCTACCAGAGCTGGACCGACCGCGCCGGCCGCTTCCGCTCCCTCGGCGACGGGCAGGTGGATTTCAAGGCCATTTTCAGCAAGCTAACCCAGTACGACTACCCCGGTTGGGCGGTGCTGGAGTGGGAGTGCGCCCTCAAGCACCCCGAAGATGGGGCCCGCGAAGGCGCGCCCTTCATCCAGAACCACCTCATCCGCGTCACCGACCACGCCTTCGACGATTTCGCCGCCTCCGGCATCGACCAATCCCTCAACCACCAGCTTCTCGGTATCTAA
- a CDS encoding Gfo/Idh/MocA family protein: MKLRLGMIGGGQGSFIGAVHRMAAALDGLYELTAGAFSSNLATSRTTGQELGLDAERVYDSYQLLLEQEAQRPASERVQVVSIVTPNHLHFAPAKMALELGFDVVLDKPMTFSLAEARELAAVVQATGRRLCLTHTYTGYPMLKEARHLVATGALGALRKVYVEYPQGWLSSFEEGNANNKQAAWRTDPARSGVAGAMGDIGTHAFNLAEYVSGLEVSQLCADIHTVVPGRQLDDDGAVLLQFAGGASGVLVATQVAAGEENNLRLRIYGEKGGLEWQQADANTLLVKWPDRPTEIRRTGAGYLCAAARHNSRIPPGHPEGYLEAFANLYRNFALTLRADLGGPPAPPEAADYPGIRDGLRGMAFIETVIASGRSAQKWTPLTV, encoded by the coding sequence ATGAAATTACGCTTGGGCATGATTGGCGGGGGGCAGGGCTCCTTTATTGGGGCGGTGCACCGCATGGCGGCGGCGCTGGATGGGCTGTATGAGCTGACGGCCGGGGCCTTCAGCAGCAACCTGGCTACTTCCCGCACCACCGGCCAGGAGCTGGGCTTGGATGCCGAACGTGTCTATGATTCGTACCAGCTGCTGCTGGAGCAGGAGGCGCAGCGGCCAGCCTCGGAGCGGGTGCAGGTCGTCAGCATCGTAACGCCCAACCACCTGCACTTCGCACCCGCCAAAATGGCCCTGGAGCTGGGCTTCGATGTGGTGCTGGACAAGCCCATGACGTTTTCGCTGGCCGAAGCCCGGGAGCTGGCCGCCGTGGTGCAGGCCACCGGCCGCCGGCTCTGCCTCACGCACACCTACACCGGCTACCCCATGCTCAAGGAAGCCCGCCACCTGGTGGCCACTGGGGCGCTGGGTGCCTTGCGCAAGGTGTACGTGGAGTACCCGCAGGGCTGGCTCAGCAGCTTCGAGGAAGGCAACGCCAACAACAAGCAGGCCGCCTGGCGCACCGACCCCGCCCGCAGCGGCGTGGCCGGGGCCATGGGCGACATTGGTACCCACGCCTTCAACCTGGCCGAATACGTGAGCGGATTGGAAGTCAGCCAGCTGTGTGCTGACATCCACACTGTGGTGCCCGGCCGCCAGCTCGACGACGACGGGGCCGTGCTGTTGCAGTTTGCCGGCGGAGCCAGCGGCGTGCTGGTAGCCACCCAGGTGGCAGCCGGCGAGGAAAACAACCTGCGCCTGCGCATCTACGGCGAAAAAGGCGGCTTGGAGTGGCAGCAGGCCGACGCTAACACCCTGCTGGTGAAGTGGCCCGACCGGCCTACGGAAATTCGCCGCACGGGCGCGGGCTACCTCTGCGCCGCCGCCCGCCACAACAGCCGCATTCCGCCCGGCCACCCCGAGGGCTACCTCGAAGCCTTTGCCAACCTCTACCGCAACTTCGCCCTCACCCTGCGCGCCGACCTGGGCGGCCCGCCCGCCCCGCCCGAAGCCGCCGATTACCCCGGCATCCGGGACGGGCTGCGCGGCATGGCTTTCATCGAAACCGTCATTGCCTCGGGCCGCTCCGCGCAGAAGTGGACGCCCCTTACTGTGTAA
- a CDS encoding gluconate 2-dehydrogenase subunit 3 family protein, which produces MNRRDAVARVALLMGGTLIGTEYFLSGCTADTDKKVTATKAKTAPVKPAKLAEVLDAKQINLLNEVGETILPTTKTPGAKAANVGGFMAVMVRDCYKPEEQKIFLDGFSKLEAAAKKSGGNDFLALNASQRTALLTALDGEMKQYEKAKTPEQPNHYFRMIKELTLLGFFTSEVGATKALRYLPVPGKYDGNVPYKKGDRAWATT; this is translated from the coding sequence ATGAACAGAAGAGACGCCGTAGCTCGCGTAGCCCTCCTCATGGGCGGCACGCTCATCGGGACCGAGTATTTCCTGTCTGGCTGCACCGCCGACACCGACAAGAAGGTCACCGCCACTAAAGCGAAAACCGCTCCTGTTAAGCCCGCCAAGCTGGCCGAAGTGCTGGATGCCAAGCAAATCAACCTGCTCAACGAAGTGGGCGAAACCATCCTGCCCACTACCAAAACGCCCGGCGCCAAGGCTGCCAACGTGGGCGGCTTCATGGCCGTGATGGTGCGTGACTGTTACAAGCCGGAAGAGCAGAAAATATTTCTTGATGGCTTCAGCAAGCTGGAAGCGGCGGCCAAGAAAAGCGGCGGCAACGACTTCCTGGCCCTCAACGCCAGCCAGCGTACCGCCCTGCTCACTGCCCTCGATGGCGAGATGAAGCAGTATGAGAAGGCTAAGACCCCGGAGCAGCCCAACCATTATTTCCGCATGATTAAGGAGTTGACGCTGCTGGGCTTTTTTACCTCGGAGGTTGGTGCCACCAAAGCCCTGCGCTACCTGCCCGTTCCCGGCAAATACGACGGCAACGTACCGTATAAAAAGGGTGACCGGGCTTGGGCGACGACCTGA